GCCACGATCAGCGCCATGCCGAGCAGCGCGGGCGTGTCGAGCCGTTGTCCATGCCAGAACCAGGCGACGGCGGTCACCAGCACGATCCCGACCCCCGACCAGATCGCATAGGCGATGCCGGTCGGCAGTGTACGCAACGCGAGCGAGAGGAGGTAGAAGGCGACGACATAGCCGACGATCGTCACCAGCGTCGGCCAGCCGCGCGTAAAGCCATTCGACTGTTTCAGTGCCGAGGTGGCGATGACCTCGGCGATGATCGCGACCAGCAAGAAGGCATAGGACATGCGGCCTTGTCGGCGATCGCGACCGGCGTGGCGAGGGGACCCATGTGTCTTGGTCTTGCAAGACACCATGTCGTGCGCCATCTTGGCATACATGCTCAACCTGCTTTCGATCGCTATCGGTCTGGTCGCCCTGTTGCTGGGTATCGTGCCGTTCCTGCCCTTCTTCGCCTGGGGCTATTGGTTCGTGATCCCGATCGCGGTGGTGGGTGCGGCGATCGGCGCGCTGTCGTCGCGCAATGGCGGGCGTAACCTGAACCTCGTGCTGATCCTGATCTTCGGGCTGCGGCTGATGCTGGGCGGCGGGTTGATCTGACGACGAAGCGCCCGGCTGGTCGGCCGGGCGCTTCGGAGATTGATGCCGGGCGACCGCTGCGGATCGCCTTTCATCCGGTCTAGCGGCAGACGACCTGCCCGCGATCGACGCGCTGGCCCAGCAGTGCGCCGCCGCCTCCGCCGATGACGGTGCCGAGCAGCTTCGACCCACCCCCCGCGATGATGTTGCCGAGCGCGCCGCCAGCCAGTCCGCCGACGATCAGCCCGGTCGTCCCGTCGTTGCGGCGGCAGTAGTAACGGTTGTCGGTGCCGCGATAGATGCGATCGTTGCGGGTCAGCGCGCGCTGCTGGTAATTGCGACCGTCGCGATAATAACGGCCCGCGTCGTAACGCCGCTGACCTGGCTCGGGGCGGTTGTAGTCGTAGCGGCGCGACTGGCGCCAGTCGCGGACATCGTCATTGCGATCGCGGCGCGCATCGCGGACGTTGTCGCGATATTCGCGGCGGGCGTTGCGGACATCGCCGCGCGAGTCGGCGTCGCGGAGGTCCTCGCGGTACTCCTTGCGCGCGTCGCGCACGTCCTCGCGATATTCGCGGTTGGCTTCACGGGGCCGCTGCGCCGCGGCCGGCACAGCCGCCAATGACGTCAAAGCGGTCGCACCGAGTACCGCCGTCATGATTATACGCATTACTTGCCTCCTGATGGGTAAGTCGATGCACGTAAAACGACGGCGGTGCCGATACGGTTTCGTGAACATGAAACTACTTCACGTTCACTTGCGGGACATTATTGCGTCAACTCGTGCGTCAGCGTGATCTCTGCCTTCAGCAGCTTGGAGACCGGGCAGTTCGCCTTCGCCTCCTCGGCGATGCGGGTGAATTCGTCCTGTTCGATCCCGGGAACCTTCGCCTTCAGGTCGAGCTTCGAGGACGTGATCGTGAAACCGTCGCCGTCCTTGTCCACGGTAACGCGGGCGTTCGTCTCGAGCGTGCCGTCGTTATAGCCGGCGCCGGCGAGTGCGAAGCTGAGTGCCATGGTGAAGCAGCTGGCGTGCGCGGCGGCGATCAGTTCCTCCGGGTTGGTGCCGGGGCCATCCTCGAACCGCGAGCCGAAGCCATAGCGCTGGTCCTTGAGCGCGCCGGACTGCGTGGAGGTCCAGCCGTGGCCGTCCTTGCCGAAGCCTTCGTAGCGTGCCGATCCGCTGCGGGTGGGCATGTCCTGCTCTCCTTCGTAGATGCCATCAAAAAGGCGCGGCCCGTGCATTCACGGACCGCGCCTTCTCTAACGTCGATCAACCGTAAAGGCTCAAAGGCGTGACGATTTTACCGGATCAGCGGCACGACCGCTTTCCGCTGCGCTCGATCTCGCGACCCGCCAGCGCGCCGCCCACGCCACCCAGCACGGTGCCGAGCGTGCGGTCGCCGCGCGAATCGATCGTGCGGCCGAGCAGGCCACCGGCGACGGCGCCGACCACCAGGCCAGTGGTGCCGTCGGGCTTGCGACAACGCAGGCGGCCATCGTTGCCGCGCCACTCGCGATACTTGTGGCGGCGCTGCGCGTCCGCATCCGTCGTCGTGGCCACCAGCGTCGGGGCGACCATCGCCATCGCGCCAAAAGCAAGCATGAGCTTACGCATGAACATTCTCCCGTTCGTCAAATCGTGATGATATCGAAACGTCGCTCTTTTAGCGCAGTTGCATGAACGTGTAACAACGTTGCGTTCATCGCGGGACAGTGGCGGCAGGCAGGTCGGCAACCAGCCGATATCCGCGGCCACGATCGGTCAGCAGCATCGCGGACGCGCCGTTCGCCGTCAGCGCACGGCGGACGCGCGAGACGTGGACGGCCAGGACGTTGGTGCCGGGATCGAAGCGCAGCCCGAACAGCGCGCGGTGCAGGTCGGCGTGCGCGACGGTGCTGCCGGCATGACGCGCGAGCAATTCCAGCAGCGCATATTCGCGCGGCAGGAGCGGAAGCGGGCACCCGCCACGTGTGGCGGTGCGGGAGAGCCGGTCGATCCGTAGCGAGCCGAGCGTCAACGTCGTGCCGAGCGCGAGCAATCGTTTCGCGCGTAGCGACACGAGCGCGTCGGAGCCGCGAGCCGCATCGTCGGCGCCGGCAGCCAGCGCCGCGACCTCCTCGGCTTCGTCGTGCGCGATCGCGAGGATGCGGGCGGCCGGGCAGCAACGCGCATCGCCGAGGGTGGCAGCGCGTACGATGGCGACGGCGGCATCCGGAGCATCGGTAAGCGTGACGCCGACGGCGTGAAGCGCCGCCGACAGGGTCGGGCGATCGACGAGCAGGCGGATGACCATCGGCCAGTCGATTAGCGGAGGACTACGGATCGCAGGGGAATGTCGGCTCCGATCCGGAGGTGGTCCGTGCGAGGATCGCCTTTGCCGCCGCCGTGACGAGCGGGCTGCTGTCGTCCATCGCGCGTTCGGCGGCGCGGTGTAGCGTGGTACGGTCGAGCGTGCCCCCGGTGAGTGCCGCCAGCGCGGTGGCGCGCATTCGCGGGTGCGGATGGCGCCCGGCGAAGTCGGCGGCGAGCGCGGTGCCGGTGTCGCCGCCGAGCCGGGTCGCGAGCGCGACCAGCGCTTCCGAGGCGGTGGTGGTCATCGCCTGCGTGACGGTGTCGGTGGCGGTGTCGAAGCGATATTGCGTGCGCCACGCCTGCGCCGGTGTCGCGGCTAGGATGTTGAGCGAGACCGAGAAACTGTCGGGCGGCTGCTGGACATGCACGTCGTGGTGCGCGCGATAGAGCAGCAGCTTGCCGGGTTCGAGCCGGGCACGTTCGTCGAACACCAGCCGCGCGGCTTCGCCGGCAAGCCCCGTCACGTCGCCATCGAAGAGGTAATAGTCGCTCCAATAGCCCGGGCCGAGGTAACCAGTGGTGAGGAAGGAGAAATTATGGTCGTGCGGCAGGTCGTAGAAGAACGGCGCGGTGCCGCCGGCCTTCACCACCGCATCGTCGCGCGCCGGCCAGAAATTGGCGCGCAGCGCGTAGCGCGTCGCTGGCGGACGGAGCATCAGGACCTGTGCGCCGTAGCTGCTTTCCCGCTGGCCCGCGAAGCGCTGTTCGAGTTCGGTGATCGCGAGATCGGCCAGGAAGCGGCGGTTCCGCCCCAGCCGCGCGAGCCAAGGCCCCAGCGCCGCGAGAGAGTGCTCGTCGCGTGCGTCCCAGCGCTCCCGCTCCAGCGCCTCGACCAGCTCGTCGAGCGTGATCGCGTCGCCGCTACAGGGGTCGATCACGCGCGGCACAGGCGCGCCTCCACCAGTGGCACTGTCGCCTGCGCCACGGCGCGTAGCTCCGGATGCGGATCGGTCGCGGCGAGTTCGTGCAAGCGGAGGAGCGCGGCGCTGGCATCGAGCGCCAGCCATTCGCGCATAGCTGCCCAGCGGAGGTGGAAGGCGGGTGCGCGGGTGGCGGCAGCGAAACAGGCGCCTGCATCGCGACGTCCGTCGATCCTGAGCAGCGCAAGCAGCAGGCGCGTGCGGGACATCGCCTCGTCGTTGATCGCGGCGCGCAGCACGCGGCCGGTGGCACGGTCGTACTCGCGGGTCAGCCCCGCGGTGCGGGTGGCGAACGTCAAGGCGACGACGTCCGCGCCGCTGCCCTCGACCAGATGCGCGCGCGTACGGCCATCGATGCGCACGACGTCGCCGTCAAGCAGCGGGACCGGCGGAAGCGCGCGAAGCGGCGGGGCGGTGGCGGTCTGGAAATCGTCGCCGGCGACCCCTGCTTCCCAGCGCAAAAGCCGCGCGCCGCCGGCGACATGGTAACGCGCGATCATCAACCGGCCGGACGCGACCAGCGTGGCGTCCGGCGCGGAGGCGGCAAGCGCGGCGCCGTCGAAGATCGTCGCGCCCAGCGTGCCGGCGGGGAGGTCGATCAACTGCACGGTGGTGCGCAGCCGGTCGCGGGTGACGCGCAGCGGCGGCTCGAACCACGGGTCAGCCGCGAGCGCGGCGATCAGCGGTTCGAGCAGCGCCGCGATCCACGATGCGTCGGCCAGCAGCGCGGCGGCGGCGTCTGCGACCTGCCCGGTCGCGTCCGGATCGCAATCGGCGAAGGCGGCGGCGACGCACGCGAGCGGGCTGCCCGCATGCCACGCCGTCACCGCCGCCCGTGCGCGCGAGGCGGTGGCGTCCAGTTCCGCCGCGGTCGGCAGCATCAGCGTAGCGGCGGGCGCGTCATGATGACGATCGTGGTGATATATTCGCACGTGTGATCAGCCACTTCCTCCAGCGCGCGGATCGCGCCGGCGTTGGCGACCAAGGTGTCGAGATCGGGGATCTCGGTAATGTCGATGTTCATGATGATTCCTCCCGTCAGGCGCGTTTTCCACGCGGGCGCGGGCGGAGCGTTAGTTAAAAGGATGCAACGTTGCGTCGCTGTGACGGGCGTGTAGAGGGCGGACGATGAGCTGGGATCCGATCGCCACGACGCGCTACTTGCTGGAGACGCGTACGATCGCCGGACATGGCGGGCGGCTTGGCCAGCGATATCATGCGCATGGCGACGACTGGATCGAGGTTGCGCAGCCGTGGAGCGAGGAACTGGTCGGCGACGAGGAGACCGGCGTGATCGCGTCGGGGCCGATCATCGCGCTGATGGATGTCGCGACCAGCCTGGCGGTTTGGCACCGCCTGCGCACGTTGGTGGCGCACGCGACGCTGGATCTGCGGATCGACTATTTGCGCCCGGCGCGCCCGCACCGAACCGTGATCGGCCGCGGCGAGTGCCTGCGGGTCGCGCGTTCGATCGCATTTACGCGCGGTATCGCGCACGACGGTGACGTGAACGACCCCGTTGCGCACGTCGCGGCGACGTTCATGGTGACGACCGATCGCTATCCGCGGGTGGCGGCGTGATCCTGCCGCCATACGCGCGGCTGCTGGGCGTCGCGGTCGAGATGGTCGGCGACGGGCCCGAGATCGTGATGCCGTTCGGGCAGCACGTCGTCGGGCGGCCCGGCTATCTGCAAGGCGGCGCGATCGCGGGGCTGCTGGAGGTCGCGGCGGTGGCGGCGCTGCGCCATGCGCTGGCGGGCGAGGAGGGGCCGCCCGTCAAGCCCGTCAACGCCACCGTCGACTTCATCCGCGGTGGACGCGATCGCACGACGCGCGCGGCCGGCACGATCACGCGGCTGAGCGCGCGCATCGCGACCGTCACAGCCATCGCGTGGCAGGACGATCGCGCGCGCCCGATCGCGAGCGCGCGGATGAATTACCTGATCGAGCGCGGCGCGGCGTGACCCCGCCGCTCGACCCCGTCGTGCTGCTGCCGGCGTTCGCGCCGTGGCTGGATGTCGCGGGGCTGGCGGTGTTCGCCGCGTCAGGCGCGCTGGCCGCGGCCAGACGTGCGCAGACGCCGGTGACGCTGGCGTTCTTCGCGCTGATCACCGGCGTGGGCGGGGGCACGGTGCGCGACCTGCTGATCGGCGCGCCGGTGTTCTGGGTGCATGATTCGCGCGTGGCGGCGGTCTGCCTGTTGATGGCGGCGGTGATCTGGGTGACGCCGGACCGGTGGTGGCGCGGCGCGGCGCTCGACTGGTTCGATGCGATCGGGCTGGCGGCCTATGCGGTCTATGGCGCGGCCAAGGCGCTGGGATATGGCGTGCCGCCGCTGCCTGCGGCGTTGATGGGGGTCATGACGGGGTGCGTCGGCGGGATCATCCGCGACGTGCTGGCGGGCGAGCCGTCGATCCTGATGCGACCGGAACTGTACGTGACCGCGGCGGCGCTGGCGGCGGGATGCTACGTGGGGCTGCGCGAGCTGGGCATGGTGCCGTGGCACGCCGCAGTGATCGCGGCGCTGGCGGGGTTCGCACTGCGATCGGCGGCGATCCGCTTCAAGCTGGCGTTACCGGCGTATGGCGAGCGGTGATATCGTGGGCGCTTGATCCTTCCGCGCGGGTGGCATCCGGATTGGCGGCGGCGCGGGGAACGTCCCGGGAGCGGTGAGATCAGGTTGGTACATCGTTGCGCGCGCAGCGAAGCGGTCCAGTGCCGGAGCAGGACGCCCTAAATTGCTTCGCTGCGCTCGCAATGACAGGCGCCCGAGCCGAGCCCGGAGCGGCGATGTGGACGTGATGCACCTTGGACGAGGTGCCCCGCGCGGTTTCCGAACACGCTGCACCACCGTCATCGCGCTTAGACTAGAGCGCGCCCGCTGCGCGGCGGGGTGATTTCGGCCCGCCGCGGCGTTGCTCCCCGGTTACGATGCCCAAGCATCGCGCAAACCTCGCGCCTTGCGGCGGATCGAAATCCCCCCGTGCCGATGACGCCACACGATCGGAAACCGCTCTAGAACGCCGGTTCCTCGCCGGGCTTCTCCGCAACGTGGATCCCGCATTCCACTTTGTCCCAGCCGCGCCAGCGGCCGGCGCGGGGGTCTTCGCCGGGACGGACCTTCGAGGTGCACGGCGCGCAGCCGATCGAAAGATAGCCTTGCGCCTCCAGCGGATGGCGCGGCAGATCATGCTCGGCGAAATAGCCGTCGAGCTTTTCCTTCGACCAGTCCGCCAGTGGATTGATCTTCAGCCGGCCTTCGTCTTCCTCGAAGCGCGGGAGCGCCATGCGGGTTTTCGCCTGGAAGCCCTTGCGGCCCGAGATCCACGCCTGGAACGGCAGCAGCGCGCGGCGCAGCGGCTCGACCTTGCGCATCTCGCAGCAGCCGTCCGGGTCGTAGGACCAGCGCAATCCCTTTTCGTCGCGCAGGCGCAGCAGCCGCGGGTCGGGACGGAACACGCGCAGATCGGTGAGGCCGAGCCGTTCCGACACCTCGTCGCGATAGGCGAGGGTCTCGCCGAACATCTTTTGCGTGTTGGTGAAGATCACCGGCACGTCGCGATCGACCTGCGCCACCATGTGGAGCAGCACCGCCGATTCCGCGCCGAACGACGATACGGCGGCGATCCGCCCGCGCAGCTCGCCGGCGAGCAGTTCGCGCAGCATGTCAGGCGCGTCCACGCCTTCGAACCGTGCCTGCATCGCGGCGGCATCGGCGACGGTGAAGGCGGGGCGGACGTCGATGATGTCCAGATCGTGCGCGGGCTCACCCATGACGCAATTTCCAGATCGGGACGGCGGCGTCGGCAGCCTTTTGGTAGACGTGGTCGTAGCGTTCCAGCGACCGGCGCAGCACGACGGGATCGACCGCCGCGCGTGGCGCGAAGCTGTCGAAGCCGCAGCGACGCATGAGCGGGATCTGATCGACCAGCACGTCGCCCTCGGCGCGGAGTTCGCCGACATAGCCGGCCTCGCGCAGCACGCGCGCCGCCGAATAGCCGCGTCCGTCGCGGGAGCTGGGAAAGGACACCTCGACCAGTGCGATCCGGCCCAGCATCGGAATCAGTGCGCGCGCATCGTCGCCGGGCTCGACCCGGACGGCGGTGGCGTTCGACTGCCCGGCGAGGAAGGCGTCCAGCGTCACGGCCGGTTCCTCGTGCGCAGCCTCGTCGCGGAAGCGCAGGTGCGCGCGGTCGTCGATCACGTCGACCTCGAATGCGTCAACCATAGATCGCTTCCTTGAACGGCTGCATGCCGACGCGCCGGTAGGTGTCGACGAAGCGCTCGCCGGTGTCGCGCAGGCGGACATAGGTGTCGGTGACGCGCTCGATCGCGTCGACCACGCCGTCCTCGTCGAAGCCGGGGCCGGTGATCTTGCCGAGCGACACGTCCTCCGCACCGGACCCGCCGAGGAGCAGCTGGAAGTTCTCCGTGCCCTTCCGGTCGACGCCGAGGATGCCGATGTGCCCGGCATGATGATGGCCGCATGCGTTGATGCAGCCGCTGATCTTCAGTTTCAGCTCGCCGAGGTCGCGCTGCCGGTCGAGATCGGCGAAGCGGCGGCCGATCTTCTGCGCGAGCGGGATCGAGCGCGCGTTGGCGAGCGCGCAATAATCGAGCCCGGGGCAAGCGATGATGTCGCTGATCAGGTCGAGGTTCGCGTCGGCGAGCCCGGCCGCCGCCAACGCTTCCCACACCGCCTTCAGGTCGGCGACGCGGACATGCGGCAGGACGATGTTCTGCGCATGGGTGACGCGCAACTCGTCGAAGCTGTAGCGTTCAGCGAGATCGGCCATGACGTCGATCTGCTCGGCCGAGGCGTCACCGGGGATGCCGCCGATCGGCTTCAGCGAAATGGTGACGATCGCGTGGCCGGGTTGCTTGTGCGGCTTCACGTTCTGATCGAGCCACACCGCGAAGTCCGGATCGCTGCGGTCCGCGACCGTGCCGTCGTCGGCGGCGAAGGCGGGCGCCGCGAACATCGCGGTGATGCGCGCGAGTTCGGCGGCGGGGGGATCGATGCCGAGTTGCTTGACGGCGGCGAATTCCTCCTCGACCTCGGCGCGATACTTGTCCGCGCCGAGTTCGTGGATCAGGATCTTGATCCGCGCCTTGTAGATATTGTCGCGGCGGCCGTAGCGATTGTAGACGCGCAGGCACGCCTCCAGATAGCTCATCAGCTCATCGGCGGCGACGAAGTCCTTGATCTCGGGTGCGATCATCGGCGTACGGCCCATGCCGCCGCCCACGAACACTCTCGCCCCCAGGACGCCGTCCCGTTCGATCAGTTGCAGGCCGATGTCGTGGAGGCGCATCGCGGCGCGATCCTCGTCGGCGGCGATCACCGCGATCTTGAACTTGCGCGGCAGGTAACTGAATTCGGGGTGGAACGTGCTCCACTGGCGCAGCAGCTCGGCCCACGGGCGCGGATCGGTGACCTCGTCGGCGGCGGCGCCGGCGAACTGGTCGGAGCTGATGTTGCGGATGCAATTGCCGCTGGTCTGGATGGCGTGCATCTCGACCGTCGCCAGTTCGGCGAGAATGTCGGCGGCGTCCTCCAGCTTGATCCAATTGTACTGGATGTTCTGGCGGGTGGTGAAATGGCCGTAACCACGGTCGTACTTGCGCGCGACATGCGCGAGCATCCGCATCTGGCGGCTGTCGAGCGTGCCATAGGGCACCGCGACGCGCAGCATGTAGGCGTGGAGTTGCAGGTACAGCCCGTTCATCAGCCGCAGCGGCTTGAACTGGTCCTCGGTCAACTCGCCCGCAAGCCGCCGGCGGCACTGGTCGCGGAATTCATCGACGCGGGCGTCGACGATCGACTGGTCGTATTCGTCGTACTTGTACATCGTTTCATCCTCGATCCCCGCAGCCGCTGCGGGGAAGGGTCAGATCACCCAGTCGCCGGCATGCGGGTCGGCGGGCTTCAGCGTCAGGTCGGGGCGCACCGTGGGGCCGAGCGCCCGGATGCGGTCCTTGATATGGGCGGGGCGGGGGCCGTCGGGGGTCTCGCTCGCCTCGATCACATAGGGCACGTTGACGCGGCGCGCGGCTTCTTCTTCACGCGCGATCGACTCGGCACGATCGCCGGCGTCGCGCGCCTCGGCGATATGGCGGGTCCAGCCGCGGCCGGTCCACCACACCACGTCGCCGGTCGCCAGATCGTTGCCGGTCACCAGCTTCATGCCATCTGCTCCGCTACCTGCGCATAGCCTGCCAGCCGGTCCTGCGCGTCGGACAGGTCGACGACCTCGCCGACGACGATGATCGCCGGGCTGGCGACCCGTTCACGCGCGACCATCGCCCCGAGATCGGCGAGCAACGTCTTGAGCGCGCGATGGCCGGGCAGCGTGCCCTTTTCCAGCACCGCGACGGGCATGTCGGGGGCGACGCCGTCGGCGATCAGCTTGTCGGCGATCGCCTCCGCAGTGGCGACGCCCATGTAGATCACCAGCGTGCGGCCCTGCCCGGCGAGGCCCGACCAGTCCTGATCGGTCAGCCCCTTGCACTGGCCGGCGACGAAGCTGACCGCCGAGCTGTGGTCGCGGTGGGTGAGCGGCAACATCGCCTCCGCCGCACAGCCGAGCGCGGCCGAGACGCCGGGAATGACCTCGACCAGCAGCCCGGCGGCGCGGACCGCCTCGACCTCCTCGCCGCCGCGCCCGAAGATGAACGGATCGCCGCCCTTCAGGCGGACCACGATGCTGCCGGCCTTGACGTGCGCGACGATCA
The genomic region above belongs to Sphingomonas phyllosphaerae 5.2 and contains:
- a CDS encoding nitrite/sulfite reductase; translated protein: MYKYDEYDQSIVDARVDEFRDQCRRRLAGELTEDQFKPLRLMNGLYLQLHAYMLRVAVPYGTLDSRQMRMLAHVARKYDRGYGHFTTRQNIQYNWIKLEDAADILAELATVEMHAIQTSGNCIRNISSDQFAGAAADEVTDPRPWAELLRQWSTFHPEFSYLPRKFKIAVIAADEDRAAMRLHDIGLQLIERDGVLGARVFVGGGMGRTPMIAPEIKDFVAADELMSYLEACLRVYNRYGRRDNIYKARIKILIHELGADKYRAEVEEEFAAVKQLGIDPPAAELARITAMFAAPAFAADDGTVADRSDPDFAVWLDQNVKPHKQPGHAIVTISLKPIGGIPGDASAEQIDVMADLAERYSFDELRVTHAQNIVLPHVRVADLKAVWEALAAAGLADANLDLISDIIACPGLDYCALANARSIPLAQKIGRRFADLDRQRDLGELKLKISGCINACGHHHAGHIGILGVDRKGTENFQLLLGGSGAEDVSLGKITGPGFDEDGVVDAIERVTDTYVRLRDTGERFVDTYRRVGMQPFKEAIYG
- the cobA gene encoding uroporphyrinogen-III C-methyltransferase, translating into MATLLDPDARGRVILVGAGPGDPGLLTVRAVEALRGADVVVHDGLIDPRVLDLAPPAAHRISVAKRRARHTLPQEAINALIVAHVKAGSIVVRLKGGDPFIFGRGGEEVEAVRAAGLLVEVIPGVSAALGCAAEAMLPLTHRDHSSAVSFVAGQCKGLTDQDWSGLAGQGRTLVIYMGVATAEAIADKLIADGVAPDMPVAVLEKGTLPGHRALKTLLADLGAMVARERVASPAIIVVGEVVDLSDAQDRLAGYAQVAEQMA
- a CDS encoding OsmC family protein — encoded protein: MPTRSGSARYEGFGKDGHGWTSTQSGALKDQRYGFGSRFEDGPGTNPEELIAAAHASCFTMALSFALAGAGYNDGTLETNARVTVDKDGDGFTITSSKLDLKAKVPGIEQDEFTRIAEEAKANCPVSKLLKAEITLTHELTQ
- a CDS encoding DUF2849 domain-containing protein, producing the protein MKLVTGNDLATGDVVWWTGRGWTRHIAEARDAGDRAESIAREEEAARRVNVPYVIEASETPDGPRPAHIKDRIRALGPTVRPDLTLKPADPHAGDWVI
- a CDS encoding trimeric intracellular cation channel family protein: MTPPLDPVVLLPAFAPWLDVAGLAVFAASGALAAARRAQTPVTLAFFALITGVGGGTVRDLLIGAPVFWVHDSRVAAVCLLMAAVIWVTPDRWWRGAALDWFDAIGLAAYAVYGAAKALGYGVPPLPAALMGVMTGCVGGIIRDVLAGEPSILMRPELYVTAAALAAGCYVGLRELGMVPWHAAVIAALAGFALRSAAIRFKLALPAYGER
- a CDS encoding winged helix-turn-helix domain-containing protein, producing the protein MVIRLLVDRPTLSAALHAVGVTLTDAPDAAVAIVRAATLGDARCCPAARILAIAHDEAEEVAALAAGADDAARGSDALVSLRAKRLLALGTTLTLGSLRIDRLSRTATRGGCPLPLLPREYALLELLARHAGSTVAHADLHRALFGLRFDPGTNVLAVHVSRVRRALTANGASAMLLTDRGRGYRLVADLPAATVPR
- a CDS encoding DMT family transporter — encoded protein: MSYAFLLVAIIAEVIATSALKQSNGFTRGWPTLVTIVGYVVAFYLLSLALRTLPTGIAYAIWSGVGIVLVTAVAWFWHGQRLDTPALLGMALIVAGVLVMNLFSGQAHG
- a CDS encoding PaaI family thioesterase — translated: MLPPYARLLGVAVEMVGDGPEIVMPFGQHVVGRPGYLQGGAIAGLLEVAAVAALRHALAGEEGPPVKPVNATVDFIRGGRDRTTRAAGTITRLSARIATVTAIAWQDDRARPIASARMNYLIERGAA
- a CDS encoding phosphoadenylyl-sulfate reductase; this encodes MGEPAHDLDIIDVRPAFTVADAAAMQARFEGVDAPDMLRELLAGELRGRIAAVSSFGAESAVLLHMVAQVDRDVPVIFTNTQKMFGETLAYRDEVSERLGLTDLRVFRPDPRLLRLRDEKGLRWSYDPDGCCEMRKVEPLRRALLPFQAWISGRKGFQAKTRMALPRFEEDEGRLKINPLADWSKEKLDGYFAEHDLPRHPLEAQGYLSIGCAPCTSKVRPGEDPRAGRWRGWDKVECGIHVAEKPGEEPAF
- a CDS encoding DUF934 domain-containing protein, producing MVDAFEVDVIDDRAHLRFRDEAAHEEPAVTLDAFLAGQSNATAVRVEPGDDARALIPMLGRIALVEVSFPSSRDGRGYSAARVLREAGYVGELRAEGDVLVDQIPLMRRCGFDSFAPRAAVDPVVLRRSLERYDHVYQKAADAAVPIWKLRHG
- a CDS encoding transposase codes for the protein MIDPCSGDAITLDELVEALERERWDARDEHSLAALGPWLARLGRNRRFLADLAITELEQRFAGQRESSYGAQVLMLRPPATRYALRANFWPARDDAVVKAGGTAPFFYDLPHDHNFSFLTTGYLGPGYWSDYYLFDGDVTGLAGEAARLVFDERARLEPGKLLLYRAHHDVHVQQPPDSFSVSLNILAATPAQAWRTQYRFDTATDTVTQAMTTTASEALVALATRLGGDTGTALAADFAGRHPHPRMRATALAALTGGTLDRTTLHRAAERAMDDSSPLVTAAAKAILARTTSGSEPTFPCDP
- a CDS encoding glycine zipper 2TM domain-containing protein; amino-acid sequence: MRKLMLAFGAMAMVAPTLVATTTDADAQRRHKYREWRGNDGRLRCRKPDGTTGLVVGAVAGGLLGRTIDSRGDRTLGTVLGGVGGALAGREIERSGKRSCR
- a CDS encoding PaaI family thioesterase codes for the protein MSWDPIATTRYLLETRTIAGHGGRLGQRYHAHGDDWIEVAQPWSEELVGDEETGVIASGPIIALMDVATSLAVWHRLRTLVAHATLDLRIDYLRPARPHRTVIGRGECLRVARSIAFTRGIAHDGDVNDPVAHVAATFMVTTDRYPRVAA